The window GTTCGGCGTCGGAGGCCGTACGGTGCGTCGGTCAGCCCGGCACCTCGGGCAGGTCCGTGGTCAGCCCGGCACCCTCGCGCCGGTGCGTCCCGGCGAGCAGCGCCGCGACGGCCACGGCGTCCCAGGCGCCGGCGACCCCCGGCCGAGCCAGCAGGTACTGGGCGATCCGGTCGGCGTCCCAGCCGTGCGACTCGCGCAGGCCACGGGCGATCATGTCTAGGTAGGCCGGGGCCGGGGCCCGCCACGGCACCTCGGACGCCGCCCACGGGGCGGTGAAGGTCAGCAGCGGGAGCCCGTCGAGCCGGCCGGGGCAGAGCAGGGTCTCGTACCGGCCGGGGCCGAGGGTGGCCCTCCCGGTGGCGACGGCCTCGGCGATCAGGCCGGCGTCGGCGCCGGGTTCCCGGTACATCTCCTGGGCGGCCACGTCGGCGAACTGCCCGACGTCGAGCAGGTAGGCCCGGGCCGCCGCCTCGCCGGGGAGCGCCGGGTCGTAGAACGCCATCCCGCCGGTCCAGGCCCGCGACTCGCCGGCGAAGTAGACGCCGCCGGGCAGCGACACCGGCACCGTACGCCTGGGGGGTCGCGGGTCCCGGCAGCCCGGATACGTCCGCCGCCCGCCGGGCGGGCAGCCTCCCGCCAGGTAGAAGCCGAGCCGGGCGGCGTGCATGTTCGACCCGTACGCGACGTACCAGACCTCGCCCACCACGGCCGACCGGTCCCGGCGGTCAGAAGCCGCAGGTCATGCCGGCGGCGTGGCTGGCCTGCACCAGGTGCGTGGCGCAACCGCTCCCGGTGACCTTGTGCAGCAGGAAGCCGGTCGGCTCGACGACCCAGCCGAACTGGTCGTCGGCGCTGGTGGTGAGTGAGCTCTGTCGCCAGGTGCTCGGCGCGGTGGTGAGCACCGTGCCGGCGAAGGTCACGGTGACCGGGCGGTGGACGTGCCCGGCGACCACCCGGACCACGTGCGGGTGGCGGGCGATCACCTCGGCCAGCTCGTCGCCGTCGGTCAGCCGGATGTCGTCGAGGAACGGGATGCCGACCGGTGCCGGCGGGTGGTGCAGGCAGACCACGGCCGGCACCTCGGGTCGACCGGCCAGCACCCCGTCCAGCCAGCCGAGCTGGTCCTCGCCGAGGCAGCCGGCGTCGCCCCCGCCCGGCATCAGGGAGTCCAGCACCACGACAGTCGCCTCCGGGTGGTCCACGTGGTAGTGCGCCGAGAAGCCGCCGCCGAGCCACGGCGTGCCCCCGAAGGCGTCCAGCAGCGACTCCCGGTCGTCGTGGTTGCCGGCGACCAGGTGCACCGGCAGCGGGAACCGGCCGATGACCTCGCGCAGGGTCGCGTACTCGTCGGGGCGGCCACGGTCGACCAGGTCGCCGGTGATCACCACGCAGTCGGGCCGTGGGTTCAGCGCCAGCACCCGGCCCAGGGCGCGGTGCAGGCCGGCGGCCGGCTCGGCGGCGAGCACGCCGGTGGTCAGGTGCGGATCACTGAGCTGGGCGATGAGCATCGGTGCCTCCACTCGACCGGGACCCTCACGCTATCGCCGCGGGCCCCGGCGCGCGGCCCGCCCGTACCCACAGGCCCTGTCCACAGCCTGTGGATGGCACATGTGTACGAAAGTCTCGACGATCTTGAATCCCGCTGGTCCCGCGCCTGCCTGAGTACGCTTGATCGCGGGCCCGCCCGCCGGTCGCGGCCCTCCCTACCTGGAACGACGTGCCGAGTGGATCACGAGCGAGTCATCCGTGACGTCACGGTCCGCCTCCCCATGGCGTCGACCGTCGTCGAGGCGTGCCGGTGGACCGTCACCGCGCTCGCCCGCCACGCGCCGGCCACCATCTCCGTCCTGCTGCACGTCCACGACCGGCTCCGCTGCGTCGCGGCCACCGGCTCCTGGCAGGTCTTCTCCACCGTGCCGCCGAAGACCGGGATCGTGGGCCGCGTGTACGCCTCCGGCGAGACCGCCGTGGTGCCCGACGTCGCCGCCGACCCCGACTACATCCCGGTACGCCCCGACGTCACCGCCGAGGTGTGCGTACCGGTGCTGGACCCGGCGGGCCGGCCCATCGGGGTGCTGGACCTCCAGTGGTGCGGCCCGGCCGACCTCGGCCCGTGGCGCGACACCGCCGAACGGCTGGCGGCCCGCCTCGGGGCCCGGATCGTGGCGCTCGGCGGGCCACCGCCGGAGAGCCGCAGCGAGAAGCTCCTACGGCACGCCGCCGCGCTGACCTCCGCGTCGACGGAGTGGGACCTGTTCGCCGCCGCGATCGCCGCCGCCCGGGACGTGTCCACGCTCTCCGCGGCGGTACTGGTGCTCGCCGGCCCGGACGGGCCCCGCCTGGGTACGCCGCCGGCCACCCCCGGCGAGCTGGAGGCCCGGATCCGGGCGGAACTGACCGAGGCGGACCCCGCCGCGCTGGACGGACTCGTGGCTCGCGCCCACCGCCACGGCGTGGGCTACACGCTCGGCGAGGCGGGACACCCGCCCGTGCCCGACCACCGGCCGCTGACCCGGGCCGGGGTGCGCACGCTGGTCGCCGTGCCCGTCGGCCGGCCCGACGACGGCGGGGTGCTGCTGGTGGCCGACGAACGACTGCTGCGCCCCGACCCGACCACCGTCAACCTGCTGGAGCTGCTCGCCGGCCAGGCGTGGAGCTGCCTCGACCGGCTGCGTACCCTGGCCCGCCTGCGCGAGCAGGCCAACTCGGACCCGTTGACCGGGCTGCGGCACACGGGGCCGTTCGGCCAGCGGATCGCCGTGGCCACCCCGGGGCGTACGGCCCTGCTGGCGATCGACGTGGACGGCTTCAAGGCCGTCAACGACACGTACGGCCACCAGGCCGGCGACCGGGTGCTCGTCCGGCTGGCCCGGGCCCTGGAGGGGGCGCTGCGGCACGGCGACGAGCTCTACCGGATCGGCGGCGACGAGTTCGTGGCGGTGATCGAGGTGGGGCGCCCCGAGGAGGCGGTCCGGATCGCCGAGCGCCTGGCCGAGGCGGCGCGGCAGATCGGCCGCACGATCAGCGTCGGGGTGGCCCTTCCCCGCCCGGGCGAGTCACCCGAGGCCACGCTGCGCCGCGCCGACCAGGCGCTCTACGCGGTGAAACACCACGGCCGCGACGGCGTACGCCTGGCCCCCGCCTGACCGCCTCCGTCCGGTCACCGTCGGCGGCGGGCGACGTTCACCGGCTTCTGCTCGTTCGGGGGCATCTCGACCCGGGCGACGCCGGCGTGCCACCGGGTGTGCAGCGCGGTGTCCGCGATCCACGCCCCGCACCGGTGGCAGACCTCGACGTCCTTCGGTCGCCGCCCCGCGGGCAGCAGTTCCCCGCCGGCGTTGTCGGTCCCCGTGAGCGGGTTGGCCTCGTTGTCGGCGAGCATCCAGAGCCGGTGCCACGTGGTCTTGATGTCCTCCCGGGAGACCCCGAGCGCGAGCAGCAGCTCGGTCAGGTTCTCCCACTTCGGCGGCTTCCTGGCGGTGAAGATGCGGCTGATCGTGGAGGTCGACAGGCCGATCGAGGTGGTCCGGATGATCGTGCGGTAGGACGGGTTCCCCGCCTGCCGGTAGGTCAGCTTCAGCTGACGGACGAGTTCGGTGAGGTGAGGGCTGCCGTTCTCGGAGCCTGGGCCCTCACGCCCGGCGTTGTTCGTGTTCGTGGACATCGGCGGCGCGCCGTGGTCGCCGGTGCCGGACGCGGGTCCGGCACCGGCGCGCTTCGTCGGCGCTACACCCCCCACCGAGGGCCAGGCGCCCCGAACAGCCAGGTGGAGACCCGGCCGGCGACGGCGCCGGTCAGACAGACCGCCAGCGCGACCTCGGTCGGTGGCCGACCGGTCAGCAGCACCGCACCCGCGAGGACGGCGACCGCCGCAGTCACGAGTGCCGTGGGCAGCGGCCCGTGGACGCCAACGGTCCGGCGGGCCACCTCGCCGGCCAGCAGGACGACCGCACCCGCCGTCAGCAGGGTCTCGTCCAGGGCGCGCCCCGACAGCAGCAGGGCCACCGACGTGGCGATCACGATCACGATCACGATGACGCCGGGCCACCAGGCCCCCGGCTGCGGGGCCGGTCGCCGGGTTGCCGGGAGGCCGCATGGAACGGCCGCCCGGCGGGGGTCGAGGGATGGTTGTTCGGTCATCCGGCTCGGAACTCCTTCGGTCGTGGCGGCCGCGCGGCCGCCGCCGAGTTGACCGGGGCGGGCGTCCGCCCCGGCGGGTGGGGCGGAGGCAGCGCCTCCGCCCCGGTGGTGCTGGTCCGGGCCTCCCGGGGGAGTCGGTTGTTGCGCACAGCGCGGGCCCGCGACGCGGGCCCGCGTACCGCCCCTGGTTGCAGCCAGTGGCCGGCGGTACCCGACCATCATCGGGCACGGAACCGGCCCAACTGAAGCGCGTGAACCAAGCTGAAACGCCGGGACGGCCGCCGCCGGACACCGTTGTCGTCAATGCGCGGAACCGGCGCAGAAAACCGTACGTCCGTCCTGCGCGAACCCGCGACGCGAACGGAATTGTCGATACGCACCGAAAAACAGAAACCCCCCGCTGCAACGGGGGGTTTCCATTTGCGCTTCTTCCGAAATCCGGCCCGGACCAGCAGGCAGCAACTCGGAGGTTTTCCCGATGGAGAAAACCGGTAGCGCTGATCGGCCGACACTGGCAGCCGAGTCGGCTACAGGTTTCCCGATCGGGCGGGATACCTCAACCCACGGAGCCGGACCTGCAACGGGATGAAACACATCGAAGCACGAACATGAGGCAATGCCCCACCCCTTCGGCCCTTCGTCCCATTTAAGCCTTTTGAAGGTTGATCCACCAGCTCCGTCCGGAGAAAGTTTCATCCCAGCGTGATCACACGGCGACCGAGAGTCCGATCGACACTCGGTCACGTTGACACCGATGGCCCGAACAGCCCGAACCGGATCCCCCGAACGTGAGGTTTCACGAGGAGACGGTCCAGGATTATTCGACAGTCAGTTGACAGCCGCCACAACACCCAGGCGGCGCTGCGCCGACAGATCGGCGACCTCAAGGCGTGGATCGTCAAGGACACCCGCCGCGTCGACGTCCTCGACGACGCGGTCAGCCGCCGCCAGGACACCTGCGGCGACAAGTTCGCGGCCACCGTCGCCGGACATCGGTTCACTAAACGCGCCGAGGCCGGCCGGGCCCTGCAACACGCCCTGACCGCCCACTCGCAGGGCCTCGCCTCCACCGACCAGCGTGAAGCCGACGGCGTGGCAGAGTTCGGCGGCTTCCGCGTCGACGCGGTGTTCTGGACCGGCCGCGACGGCCTGCTCGTCGCCCTGAAATTCCACGGAATCCCAGACTCCTCCACCACGATCAGCCTCACCGCCGCGATCGAGGGTGACCCCACCGGCCTGGTCCGCCGTCTGGAGAACCAGCTCACCGACCTCGACAGCACCCGGGACACCGTGCAGGCGCGCATCGCGCAGCAACAGGACGAGATCGACCGGGCCGTCGAGCAACTCGACCAGCCCTTCCCGCGCCGGGCCGAACTGCTGGACACCCGCCGCCGGCTCCGCGCCATCAACGCCGTCATCGACCTCATGGCGGCCCCACCGCCACCCACGCCGAGCGTGCCGCCGGCCGTGCCGGTCACGGTCACCGACTGGATGCCAGCCGACCTGCGCGAGGGCCTGACCCCCGACGAACAGAGCTGGCTCGAACGCCGGGTACAGAACGTCGCCGGCGACAGAGCCGTCCAGCAGGCCGCACGCACCACCGATCTGCCCACCTTTGCCGCCGCCTTCGACACCGCGCTCAGCCACGCGCTGGCCGACCCCGGCAGCACGGAGATGGCCGTGGCCGTCATGCTTCGGTGCGACGAGCCGGACTGGCGCCACGCCCTCTACAGCGCCGCCGGGCAGGCCGTGCACCAGGTCGTGCGCGCTGCCTTGCCACCGGCGCCGGCGGCCTCCACCGCGCCCCCGCAGCGTGACGTCGAGCCGGACCAACCGCAGCCGGTGAGCCCGATGACGCCGGCCGCCATCGTCGCGGCCACCACTCAGGCGGACCGGGCCCTGCTCGACGCCTGCACCAGGCAGGCCGTGCGCGTCGACCACGTTCAGACCGCCGCTCGATCCGGCGACGAAGCGGCCTTCGCCGCCGCCTTCACCACCGCGATGACCACGGCCATCGGTCAGCTCGACGACCCTGCCGACGTCGAGCGCCTCACCGAACTCCACGGCAACGAGGCGTTCCGTGACGGCCTGGCCCAACTCGTGTGGAGCAAACTCACCCCACTGCCCCACGTCGACCAGGACACCGTGCCCGACTCTCGGCCGGCCGACGCCGCAGCGGTCGCGGCCACCGCGTTCCCTACCGCCACC is drawn from Micromonospora sp. NBC_01740 and contains these coding sequences:
- a CDS encoding histone deacetylase, translated to MVGEVWYVAYGSNMHAARLGFYLAGGCPPGGRRTYPGCRDPRPPRRTVPVSLPGGVYFAGESRAWTGGMAFYDPALPGEAAARAYLLDVGQFADVAAQEMYREPGADAGLIAEAVATGRATLGPGRYETLLCPGRLDGLPLLTFTAPWAASEVPWRAPAPAYLDMIARGLRESHGWDADRIAQYLLARPGVAGAWDAVAVAALLAGTHRREGAGLTTDLPEVPG
- a CDS encoding phosphodiesterase — encoded protein: MLIAQLSDPHLTTGVLAAEPAAGLHRALGRVLALNPRPDCVVITGDLVDRGRPDEYATLREVIGRFPLPVHLVAGNHDDRESLLDAFGGTPWLGGGFSAHYHVDHPEATVVVLDSLMPGGGDAGCLGEDQLGWLDGVLAGRPEVPAVVCLHHPPAPVGIPFLDDIRLTDGDELAEVIARHPHVVRVVAGHVHRPVTVTFAGTVLTTAPSTWRQSSLTTSADDQFGWVVEPTGFLLHKVTGSGCATHLVQASHAAGMTCGF
- a CDS encoding GGDEF domain-containing protein, encoding MDHERVIRDVTVRLPMASTVVEACRWTVTALARHAPATISVLLHVHDRLRCVAATGSWQVFSTVPPKTGIVGRVYASGETAVVPDVAADPDYIPVRPDVTAEVCVPVLDPAGRPIGVLDLQWCGPADLGPWRDTAERLAARLGARIVALGGPPPESRSEKLLRHAAALTSASTEWDLFAAAIAAARDVSTLSAAVLVLAGPDGPRLGTPPATPGELEARIRAELTEADPAALDGLVARAHRHGVGYTLGEAGHPPVPDHRPLTRAGVRTLVAVPVGRPDDGGVLLVADERLLRPDPTTVNLLELLAGQAWSCLDRLRTLARLREQANSDPLTGLRHTGPFGQRIAVATPGRTALLAIDVDGFKAVNDTYGHQAGDRVLVRLARALEGALRHGDELYRIGGDEFVAVIEVGRPEEAVRIAERLAEAARQIGRTISVGVALPRPGESPEATLRRADQALYAVKHHGRDGVRLAPA
- a CDS encoding helix-turn-helix domain-containing protein → MSTNTNNAGREGPGSENGSPHLTELVRQLKLTYRQAGNPSYRTIIRTTSIGLSTSTISRIFTARKPPKWENLTELLLALGVSREDIKTTWHRLWMLADNEANPLTGTDNAGGELLPAGRRPKDVEVCHRCGAWIADTALHTRWHAGVARVEMPPNEQKPVNVARRRR